In Rhopalosiphum padi isolate XX-2018 chromosome 3, ASM2088224v1, whole genome shotgun sequence, the genomic stretch tGTCTAtctgttgataatattatagcaacGGCTTCGAGGTTAATCATCTTGGGGATGGTTGATTTGTGGTGTTTGATgcttttctttattattatagctactcCTCCTGAGGAGGGAATAGAATCTCTGTCAGTTCTATAAATGTTATagccatttattttaaatggttcAGAGTTTTTTAGGTGGGTTTCGGTGATGCAGGCTATGTCTACTTTGTGGCGTGATAAAAATTCTATTACCGTGGATTTTTTGGACTTTATGCCGTTGGCATTCCAGTTAACAAATTTGATTTCATGCATGttaattattgacattattattattatttattaaatttgtttggtTGACTGATAGTTGGTTTGTGATTGAGTTAAAGATGGAGGTTATGATAGTTTGTATGTTTTGGAgtatgttttcaataaaatcttGTATGGTTTTTTGTAGATTATCATTAGATAGcccattgtatattttatttgcatgcATATGGATGGGTGTTGATTTTCCTCTAGCAATATCTGCATACGAGGTTATGTTCAATGTTTCAGGAAGGTGGTTGAAAGTGTAGGTTTGTTTTATTACGTTTTTTATTGGTTGGCTTTTAGTTTGGGCGTATTTTGGGCGTTTGTAGATTTTTggttcattatatttttgaagtatttaCAGCCTTTGTAATTCGCAGGATGTGGTTCGTTGCAGTTTACGCATACTGGGGgttctttagtttttttaatgcatttagtGTAGTGATGTGGACCATTGCATTTTACGCATCTGGGATTGAGTTTGCAGGATTTGTGGATGTGTCCATATCTCTGACAGTTTGTGCATTGAGGGGGATCTTTGGATTTTCTGCGTTGTTCCGTGataataatacagttaaatAGCTTATTTAGCTTGAAGATATCTTGGGATATGGGGCTGTTGAATAGCTGAACTGCTATTAATGAGGTCGGTGTTTTATCTTTGCTATTTAGTCTCGTCACGGATTTGACTGGGAATTTCAGATTAATTAGTTCTTCCTTAATTTCCGTTTCGGTAATTGACAATGGCAGGTTCCTTATTATTGCCGAGATCTCTTTTTCATCTTTCAGTCTATACGTGTAGTATTCGTATTTTTTATAGTCTAGGAATTTGGTAAGTGCTCGAAAGTCATCGATTGTTTCtacgttaatttttattttgtttgatctAGCTGTGGCAGTAAAACCGTTCAGTATCGTTTCTGATATTGCTTGGCGGAACTCGGTGAATTGCGTTATATTTATGACGAATAAAGGTGGTATTTTTGGAGTAGTGTTATCTTCATTAATTTGCGATTGCGTTGCCATTCAACAAGTATGATGTTGTATTAAACGAACATTTAAATAAGGTCAtaaagaaaagtaaaaaaaaatcatgataatGATTCAAAAGGCCGTGGAAATTTGGTTACATTTCTTAGTCATtttactatagataatattatatccatcatttctaatttaattaaatcaacaataacaaaaaaagtaaatgAAGCAAACATGTTTTCGGTGTTATTAGACACAACACAAGGTATATCAGTAATAGATCAATGCTCTATTGAGTCTATTGTCTTACGATTTGTAACTGATGGAATGATTAATGAAAGATTGATATCTGTAAAATTATGCACTGATTCTACTGGTAAAGGTATGATGAACCTTTTACAAAATGCATTGGAAATGGTTGGTTTGgatataaaacattgtattggAAATTCCACAGATGGTGCCGCTAATATGAGAGGGGCATATAATGGATTTACATCTTGGCCAAGTGTAGCAGCACCTGAACAAGTACACATTTGGTGCTATAGTCATGTTCTCAATCTTGTAATTAGCGATGCAACCAAAAGTCCAATTGCAGtagctaattttttttctttaatccaTTCTTGTgctgttttttttaaagaatcatACCAAAGAATGAATATATGGAAAGAAATTAGTGAAAaagataagtataataattacaaacgaTTACAATCAATAGGTGAAACAAGGTGGACAGCCAAACAAACAgtattaaaaagaatatttggTTCATATAATAGTACTGATGACAATGGAATGTTGACTAATCTTATAATTGCTTTAACAAAAATTGAACAAAAACCAAATTTAAACCCAGATATAAGATCAAAAGCcagtaattttatttcatcttttctaaaatatgaaactattttaatagctcatatgtatatgaaaatatttcaaatcacAGGACCATTATCAAGATATTTACAATCAAGTAAACTAGATcttttaaaatgtcaacaaatGGTAACAAGTGCTTTAGAAAGTCTTAAAAATATCCAACGTAGTATGGAAGATGTAAAAAGGGttagtgataaatatataattaatattaataatgaaattgcaACTATGgctgattgttttaatttaactgtTGAAGAAAATTCAGTcagaatttcaaattaaaagaatatctaagaaaaagaaaatatttaattatgaaaaagaAGTTCTTATTGCTACCAATACTACccctgaaaaaaaatttacaactgaagtatataatatagtattagatacaataataaatagcatGACTACtagatttgtaaataataattctttatattttgACCCATCACTATTATCTCCAAACAATTTCCCTCTTAATGATGTGCCTGAAAATGCGTTTTTAACATtggctaaaaaattaaaaccatttttaaattatgatgatgGAGATAATCTTAAAGAAATAAGAAATGAACTCTTAGATGAACTATTAAATTTCAGCAAATCGTGGAAGTATTTGAAAAACTCTAGAAGATGAATATCATGTCCAtagtttatcaaataatatgaatGATGAAGATGAAAATCAAGAAAAGGAAGACTTAGAAAATCAATTAAAACCTTGCCACCTTACTTGTAAACATTGTGCAATTTGTTGTTACAGATTACTAGTTAAGTACAACTTATTTTCTAATGCATACAGCTTATTAACTCTAGCTTATAAATATCTGTTGACGCTACCAGTTACTCAAGTGTCTTGTGAGAGATCTTTTTCATCATTgaagtacataaaaaatagaCTACGAAACTCAATGACTAATGAACATTTAGAAGAATTTATGTTAATGtcaattgaaaaatcaatactCATAGAATTGGATAACGATGTCATTACCAATGAGTTGGGTAGTAAAAGTAATTTACTAAGcaaattgttattgtaaaatattatttaataaatttcctAAAACAAGAAGCTtaagtgtttttataatatatatgtatacaaaataaatttctatagtagtgatatatttgtgtaaatataaaataatacctgtGTATTGTTATAAGATTACTTAGAGGGAGTTTTTtggtttaaatacttaatataatgaataaacatttttatggttGATACTACTTTACAATAGAAGCTAGGAAGAATATAAActatgtatgataataaatttataatatcttctaCCAATATGTAGgccaaataaattgttttatacttcTCTCAATCAAAAAATGGTTAGCACGCATCTAGCAATAAGAcaataaatggtaaaaaatttaatttgaaaaaaatggcctgaaataaatttatgttgcCTGAAAATATCTGTTTGCCCGGTAAGAATTGTTGAGCCACTCCGCCCTTGGGAACGCCTAATTACATGTGAAATATGAATATCTcttaattatattgttgaacGTAATGATACAATTGTAGCATTTAGGAATCATTAGTAATCAAgtaacacaaatattaatagtataataaaatcttttttttattcctgTACACTtgctaataaattttaaatataaaaaatataaaattatgccAACTACTATTTTGAGGATTCCATCTGTAAAGGTGATTTCTGATGTTGAATTGGACggcaatgttttaaaatatttgaaattatttctcTAAATACCTTGAGGTCTTGGATGGTATTTATCCAACCAGAAAGTGAttctaaaatacataaattcaaaatcaaatgaTTAAAACTCAAATAggtcaaaaaaatgaaaaagaagcCAAATAATTAgactacaatatttattgtaaatatatatatataaacaataaacatattgaaatcatatttttggATCTAAAAAAGAATAATCTGTTAGCAGATGCCACATTATAAGTAGGTAAAACCAGCTTGTAAATGGAAAATAAACATACTgaagtcaaaataaaaaaaagactatTGAAAAAATGAGAGAATTAAGTgtttgttaaataaatgaagcatggtaacaaacaaataaacaattttgaagtgtatataatatattatattattataataattaaagaaattatgctattatcgtaataatttacaatatacaatttataactttattgacaatattgtatGATTGTTTAATACTGTAGCACACCTATGTGATAtagcctatatatatttaactacattattataaataatttacagtagtaTCTAGTATGTATTGGTATTAGGAAAAATGAATTACCTGATAACACTTTGTATATTTCAAGAGCCACAAAAGATTTCTTTGTTTTGCCATGGAAACTAAATTGCTCACCAATTTCTCTTGTCATGCATAGATTAAAAGCAGTTTTAACTGCAAGGTTTATTGAAGTCGATGCATTTACACGAagtgatacatattttttctaaaaaaaaattaagaaaattatatcacatgtttataattgtaatataatgtatatagtataatatatctattattataataccaattcTTCTTTATTTGCTTGAGAATATTCGTGGGTTGATGATATAAATTTTTCAACCATTTCAAGGTTATTATTTGTTGCAATAGGTAATAAACCTAAAAAGGGTGCTGGAATTTTTGGCAATGGAATTGCAGAGCTACGGAGTTTCTTATCACTttctaatattttgttattttttttatccattgattccaaataattacaaacttttatttgatttgaattatttaacaaaagttGTGTTAAAATTTGTTGTTGGCTCTTTTTAatgcttaattttattttttcaattcatcATTGCAATAACAATTGTGTTTTGTTGATTCTACAGCTGATATATTGtaatctgtaaaaatatattttaatatagttattgtatacataaacataattataaataaaaatatattacaaatattgatactattaaattatattgttaatttaacactattttacagtcaatagaaattatttatataaaatttcaagATTTATTTTACCTGATGCATCATTATCATATTGTATCATTTCATTTCCATGATTCGACGGAGATCCAATACTCACATTGTCGTGATGCTCTTGCTCTACAAAACTACCTAATAATTCCTCCAATTCCATTGCatgatctataaatataaatataaatttatttgatttataaaaaataatagttgataataataCTTGAATCAATTTCTTGCAGGTCATTATTCACCATTTCgaaacaatttatttgatttgataCACTTTTATCTTCAGCATTTGTTGAAACAAGATTATTGCATGTAGATGAAtcgactaataaaataataaattaaaaactaataacaataaattatatataaaagctaggtataaaataaatataattaacctGAAAAAATATCTCGTTTTTCATAACCATTTGTATGATTAGTATCTACATTTGAATATAACACTGCATCTTTTGAAATTATTGCAGGCAATAATTCACTTGTATTTTCAGAGCTAGGGCTATTTACTACATTATGTGTAAATGTTGATGGACCACTCAAAAGTGTTACTGCTACAAAGTTATTATCTTTTAATGTACTATccttttctttatatttatagttggtTGGATGTTTCTTAGATTTCACATTATAAGATGTTCCTGTAATTATATCAGCAGCAGTATCACTATTCTCTGAATCTGCTTGTCCAAAATCACTACCTTCAGAGTCCTGCATTGTCTCAATATCATCACTGTCATCATTACCAGACAAAGATTTTGCCATTTCTTTTGCTATTTTTTCTTTGCctagtaataaacaattaatatatattagtcaatattcaACTAGACAAAAGTGTTTAGAAACTCACTAAAAGGaccagacatttttttattattgaaccaTTTTCCATCATTTGTGTTTGGAGTGTAACAAACATGTATCATTTTTTCAACTTGATgggttttaaaattgattttagaatTGGAAAATTCTGATTTCGTAAAGGGAAACCAACATTTCCCaactttatgatttttattcctCTTAAATTTAAACCATTTTGTGGGTACATGTTGTACATTGTTCTCGTCAGAAAATAGAACAACTATCCAAGACCTAAATcacattttattgttactaaataatatggtgtattttttaaagtattacttgtaatgaatattcaatataggttagaaaaataaaatttcttcaTCTGAATTATTTAGCAACAAATTTATGAATTTGTATGCCTTCTAACtaacttattatactttatatacattttatggttattatacaactttttattatagttctatagacaatattagaaataagtagaataatgaacatttttttttattataatttttactatttaaattataaggcaataaattgaatgaaatataatattgaaaaataaaactgagCATTAAgatgttttaaatatgtacatataaatataaaataaaataaataaataataatattattttaagtgtaaaaatgGCAAAATAACAGCAGAAGAATTACTGTTATCTCCTAAAGGCAATCGTACAAGTTTttccttaatatattttagataccaATACTCTAAAGGGCTAAGATTGGAGACTTTATAAATTTCCAATATTGAAGATAGATATGGTtcagtaaaaaaatttttcatctTTTCATAGCGACGTCCAATTATAACAGTTTCATTATTGTCTTTTAATGTagctatattttctattataataactgatccatttttcaattttacacaattattagcTGAGTTAATTTTCACTGTAAAACTTTCAAAACGCCAACCAGTATAATGAGGAAATCCAGTACCAGAAATTAATGGTCTATCACTCTGACAAACAGCATTTATTGGCCCTTCTTTACAGAACTgagtttgattaatatttaatttatatgcacGACGCTCTTCATATCGATGGATTAATTGTTGTAGAGGCTTTACTCCAGTTCGCACATCCCGTTTTAAAGGttgcatacaattttcaaacGGAAAAGCTGATATTGTTTCCAATGATTCATACTTTTTAGCGTCTTCAGCCTGATGACATAATGCATGGATATTGTGAGATATATATGATTGTCCATATAGACTTTTGAAAGTTACTATAAATTGTCTAAGTAACAAATTTgcataattattgaattaatcaGTGCATTTTACAAGAAGTATTCTTATGGCTACTGACAGAACtacaaaatgattatatacttctttttttacaatattttggaaTACAACTATTCctgtatacaataaacattgtCTTAATTCGGAAGCCTTCCATCGGTTAACATCCCTCATCGGATGCATTCTTGAGTAttcattggtttttttttgaaattcaacAGGTATATAagatgataaaaattttaatttattatctataacagTTACTAATTGAGATGGCAAATTAAGATCATGTTTTTTGTGTACCCAAAACAACTAAATTTTTTTCAGAAcgcaaatacaatttaaatgcttataatcaTATGGAATAGAAGAACTGatattaatttttggaatttttgtaAGTATAGTTTCTCCTAGATGATACATTTTATCTTCATATGTTATAAAACTTTGATGTGATCTCATAGAACAATCTAAATCAGGAAAACAAACTCTTCTTTTAGACCATTCTCCAGTTATAGTACATCTTACACATGAATTTTTTCCAGTATGGCCTTTAGTGTTCAATACAAATGATTTTGCAGGTGTGTCACAaattaatgcatataatattaaattgacatggttattattaaaagtaacacCAGTAT encodes the following:
- the LOC132927671 gene encoding uncharacterized protein LOC132927671; amino-acid sequence: MAKSLSGNDDSDDIETMQDSEGSDFGQADSENSDTAADIITGTSYNVKSKKHPTNYKYKEKDSTLKDNNFVAVTLLSGPSTFTHNVVNSPSSENTSELLPAIISKDAVLYSNVDTNHTNGYEKRDIFSVDSSTCNNLVSTNAEDKSVSNQINCFEMVNNDLQEIDSNHAMELEELLGSFVEQEHHDNVSIGSPSNHGNEMIQYDNDASDYNISAVESTKHNCYCNDELKK